The region cagagggtctcagaaataaataccaagtctgcaaacacaaaaaaccagctcatagggcagtggtaactgggctgactgtatatctaatcctagcaccacaaatagcagcagccggggaacgtgcctacgttggttctagacgtctcgcgccagccggagaactaactaaccctagaagggaaaagatagacctttcttgcctccagagaaaagaccccaaaagttggatacaagcccccaacaaataataacggtgaggtaagaagaaaagacaaacgtaaaaatgaactaggtatttagcaaagagaggcccactgactaatagcagaatatagtaagatgacttatacggtcagcaaaaaccctatcaaaatgtccacgctggatattcaagaacccccgaaccgtctaacggcccggggggagaataccagccccctagagcttccagcaaaatcaggaatcacatttagtacaagctggacaaaaaataagagcaatgcaaataaccaaaaatcaaggaagcaagacttagcttaattttgcaagaaccaggatcagcagacaggagcaaacagaaaggactgattacaacgatgccaggcaccagactgagaattcaggaagttaatatagcaacacccctggactaacgacccaggtgggtgccaaactgaggaaagacaatcccagagtcatatcactagtgaccacaagagggagccaaaaaagtctaattcacaacaggaccctgcttcacctgtgggaagcatcaccatcttactgcaacaacaccaccccagaggaccccttaagcaGTGTCATTCCCTACTGTCCGATAACCTCAGGTGGCATCATGAATATAGACTTCATTAAACCCctaaaagaccttcccctttaatttGAGTGGCCAGGGCACGGACCGGGTCTCTGCTACCGTGACCACCCCATTaatcggtgccgagtaccccagtcCCTGGCGGGTGACTCGCCATGTTCTGTGAAATTATCTGGTGGTGAATAAACAATCTCAGAGAATATTATGGGTTGGGTTTTTACTATTGACTATGAGGAAATCCTGATCCATAAAGTTTGTTTAGAATGCTGTTCAAAAAGTAATGAACCCATGGTTTTCTGATTTGCACCGTTGAGTAATGTATCTGTTCCACGATTGACATAAATGAGAACAAGTAGGTAGAAATCCTCCATCTTATTGTTCACACTGAGGGAACAATGGTTGCACAATAAAATGGTAAGTTGTTCTAAGCTAAGACAATGTCTGAAGTCACATAATCTCACtgaatacattatatatatatatcatatataatatatatacattatatattatatatatatatatatatatatatatatatatatatatatatatatatatatatatatatatatatatatatatatcaatacgtACCTTCCAAGGTTTAACATCACTAAATTTCTTGCAGATTCCATCATGGCAGCCAAGAAGTGAGTGCAAGGCATGAGCGTAGGCATAAACTGCTAAGTATGCATGGTAGGTGTAACTCAGGTCATTGGTCTCGAATAACAATGCCATTTTTTCTCCAAGCTCCTCTTTCCCTGTGCATTGGACTGTGTCATTTGTATCAAGGACATCTGAGGTTTGCAGGTCCCTGTCCCCATTAGTCCACTTGCAGTTGAATGCTTTCTCCCAGAATACTCTGATAAATGGGTATGAAGAATGGTCAGATGGACTCAGATTGAGAAGAAATCTCTCAAATCCAGGCATATCTCCTGTTTTTGGAATCAAtccaatggtgccgttcaaaacCTTCCAGGTATTTTTAGAATAAAGTCCTGGAGTGATTGCAAAGGAAGCTGAAGTTATGAATATCTTCCCAGTCGCACCCTCAGCAAACAGAGCATCTAGCAGAGCTTTCGTGTGGACCTCAGGACTGTGCAGAACAATCACATTGACCGTGCTTTTCTTAATGACCTGGACCTTGCTGGAAATCTGTCTGGCTGAATAGCTCAGGTGGATTTTCTCCAGGAAGGCTATACAAACTCCGCTTCTCTCCATACTGGCTTGGATGACTTGTGCTCCTTGTAGCCCCACATCATTGTCCACCACCAACATTCCCACCCATGTCCAACCAAAATGACCAACCAGCTGAGAAAGAGCAATGTTCTGAAACGCATTGCTAGGTACTGTGCGGAAGAATGATGGGAAGTTAATCTTATTACTAAGGCTGGACAGGGTAGCCCCATGGCTGATCTAGAAAAGACACATAATCTATTTTAGAATCCATGAAATTTCAAATAAAAGAATTTAAGTTGAATTTTTAACTTTTCATTACGAgagcaaaaagcagaaaaaaaattgtCGTTATAGGTGAGATGACTCTACAAATGCATTACCTGGGGGTAATGGAGGACACCAAGGATGCGAGCTATTGGAAGAGATAAAGCAGATAAAAGATCCcccacgatcccagctttgacagaCTGGAGGTAACAATCATAATCTGGAATAGGGTTAGCAGTTCCGGATAACAAGGACATGACTCCTCTGATTGCTCTCAGTTCAGACATACAAGTGTCTACGAGACTGAGGCCCAATGTGACATTAGGCAGGAGGTTCGGAGACCCATTAACTTCACTTAGTGCAAACATGAGGCCAAGAACATCTCGGTAATAACGAATGTGAAACCTGTGAGAACCAGAAGATAATGGAAGCTTTATAGTTTATTTTATAGTCACTCGTTATTCTGTAATATATGGAGGTTACAAGAAACTTGAAGAAGACATTATCAAAAGATCAATAAATTGCCAACCTTGTCATGTAGCAATATGGTCACATCAAAGTTCACTTTGGCCTATTTTTCCTCTCTAGTGACCTGACGGCTTGACAAAAGCTCAaatgtcaccaatgacctcttaaccgccaagagcaagcgacactactctgtcctcctcctcctcgacctgtcggctgcctttgacacagtggaccattccctattattacagaccctctcatcccttggcatcacagacttggccctatcctggatctcatcatacctaacagaccggacattcagcgtctcccactcacacaccacctcctcacctcgccccctatctgtcggagtcccacaaggttcagtccttgggcccctgctcttctccatttacacctttggcctgggacagctcatagaatctcatggctttcagtatcacctctatgctgatgacacacagatctacatctctgggccagatatcacctccctactatccagaatccctcaatgtctgtccactatttcatccttcttctccgctagatttctaaaacttaacatggacaaaacagaattcatcatctttcccccatctcacgtgacccccccaacgaacctatccattacagtaaatggctgcccactctccccagtcccacaagctcgctgcctcggggtaatccttgacgctgatctctccttcaaaccacatatccaagccctttccacttcctgccgacttcaactcaaaaatattgcacgaatccgttcattcctcaaccaagaatctgcaaaaaccctagtccatgccctcatcatctctcgccttgactactgcaaccttctgctctgtggcctcccctcaaacactctcgcacccctccaatctattctaaactctgctgcccgactaatccacctgtccccccgctattctccggcctctcccctctgtcaatcccttcactggctccccattgcccagagactccagtacaaaaccctaaccatgacgtacaaagccatccacaacctgtctcctccttacatctgcaacctcatctcccggtactttcctacacgcaacctccgatcctcacaagatctccttctctactcccctcttatctcctcttcccacaatcgcatacaagatttctctcgcgtatcacccctactctggaaccctctaccacaacacatcagactctcgcccaccatcgaaaccttcaaaaagaatctgaagacccacctcttccgacaagcctacaacctgcagtaaccaccgatcgaccaaaccgctgcatgaccagctctaccctcacctactgtattctcacccatcccttgtagattgtgagccctcgcgggcagggtcctcactcctcctgtaccagttatgacttgtattgttcaagattattgtacttgttattatgtatacccctcctcacttgtaaagcgccatggaataaatggcgctataacaataaataataataataataataataataataataaaatgtattgAGCCAAACATTTTCACGTGTTCGCATGGGCCATTAAAACATTATTAGCACCAAATTTACTAAGACTGTTGCCCACTTTCTTTAAATTTGTACATAAAGAGGATGTTGGGTGACAACTAGCCGGTTGACACTCATCTTTATATTAGACATCATATGCTGCTTTATTTTTTCTGTTGACCTGGAGGAcaacactattcctactgtaacGTTAGAAGCATCAATAGAGGAAAGGATGAACCCACCCTTACCCAGTGAACAATACTGGTTTTGGCATTTCACGGAAAGTTGGTGAGTGTGACATCTACAGTAATTTCACTTTGTCCTATGTGGTTTATAGTGATTTGCAGGCTTCACAAAGGCTCTGAAGTATTGAGCCAACACTATTGCTACCTGTTCACATGGACTATTGTAAAATTTGCTGTGCATTTTCCTAGAGTATAGTCCATCTTCTTTAGATTTGTACATAAAGTGGCTGATGGCTGACAACCAGACAGCTGGAACCCGTCTGTTTATTGGACTTGTGCAGctccatttttttctgttgttcTGTGGTATCAGACTGCAGTCCTACTGGAACTAAAGATGCATGAGAAGGAGTAATGATGACAAAACACTTACTTAGTGCATGATACTGGTTTTGGCACCTCCTGGAAAGTTGGTGGTTGGAAGTAAAAGTCAGAGTGAACAACGAAGGTTCCTCCAACTGAAATATCTCCATTCTGGAGGAAGGAATCCATTGTCCATCCCTGAAGGCTGCAGCCAAACTGGGACTGTTCTTCACTCAGCGAAGACAGAAGAAGAAGCACCTGAAGAATTCTCCTCATGAAGGTGGAATGGTCGTCTTAGATGAACCAATGGTATAAACCAGGCCTGGAATCAGAAGAGACAATAACTGAAGCAAAATAAAGACGAACTTCGCTGAACCCTCAGGTTTAGGCTGTTTAGCTTTAACCTTCATAACCCTTGTTCCTCTTTAGTGTTTATCAAGTGATGATCAAGCCCAGACTGAATATTTAGCTGGGAGGCGGGAGGAATCACTGATATAACGTTTTATGCAgtcataaaataaaataatataggaAATAAATCTTTAATGGTtctcattcatttcaatgggtttcTTTGATGTACAAAGTCCCATAGTAAATTGATAATACCTACCACCTTATTGTGGAT is a window of Ranitomeya variabilis isolate aRanVar5 chromosome 2, aRanVar5.hap1, whole genome shotgun sequence DNA encoding:
- the LOC143810249 gene encoding extracellular calcium-sensing receptor-like, whose translation is MRRILQVLLLLSSLSEEQSQFGCSLQGWTMDSFLQNGDISVGGTFVVHSDFYFQPPTFQEVPKPVSCTKFHIRYYRDVLGLMFALSEVNGSPNLLPNVTLGLSLVDTCMSELRAIRGVMSLLSGTANPIPDYDCYLQSVKAGIVGDLLSALSLPIARILGVLHYPQISHGATLSSLSNKINFPSFFRTVPSNAFQNIALSQLVGHFGWTWVGMLVVDNDVGLQGAQVIQASMERSGVCIAFLEKIHLSYSARQISSKVQVIKKSTVNVIVLHSPEVHTKALLDALFAEGATGKIFITSASFAITPGLYSKNTWKVLNGTIGLIPKTGDMPGFERFLLNLSPSDHSSYPFIRVFWEKAFNCKWTNGDRDLQTSDVLDTNDTVQCTGKEELGEKMALLFETNDLSYTYHAYLAVYAYAHALHSLLGCHDGICKKFSDVKPWKVLHHLKKSSFHTWSGEVLTFDADGDLTASYDIINVQVLQNSFNLVKVGKIDTESKGGDKITLNISSILWNEQFSHIPSSVCSDQCLPGYRKVPQQGKPVCCYNCLPCSVGEMANNTDASECLKCPPDQWSNEEKDKCIQKVIEFLTYEEPLGIMLVMMIVIFSALTVCILILFAKHQETPIIKATNRELSYILLVSLMLCFLCCLVFIGQPTQVTCLLRQTFFSVVFCISISSVLAKTIMVILAFKATRLNSPLRKWLGPIIPRHLIGVCSGLQIVICSVWLYKSPPFPSLNTQIENHKIIFECNEGHEVFFYMTLGFMGLLAMISFFVAFLAKNLPGTYNEAKLITFSMLVFCCVWISFIPAYLSTSGKYTVAVQVFAILSSSAGLLSCIFLPKCYILLLRPERNSRELLVSGNRSYN